The Candidatus Latescibacter sp. nucleotide sequence CTGCTCCATGGCCGCCTCAAACCCGCGGATGATCTCGGGGGCATGGGTGATCATGAGATGAAGGTCCGATTCGACGATCGGCTCGCACTCGGCGCCATTGGCGATATAGGTGTCCACCTCATTGCCCAGCTTGACATGGGTCGGGAAACCGGCGCCTCCCGCACCCACAACGCCGGCGTCAAGAACGGCGGCAATACTATCAACACCTGCCACCGCCATGTTACTGGTCCTTCCGGTACACAGTGGCCGCATCGATGGTGATTGAATCCACGATCCCGATGATAAGGCCGTCGGTGGGAATGGTGGCGGTGAGATCGGTCATACGGGCTGAAGAACCTTGCACACAAAGCACGATCTCGCCTCTGCCCGCGCCTACCGGATCGTTCACCACAAGCGTGCTGCCTGTCGGAATGATCGAGGTCCCCGAAGCATCCTTGGCGACCCGCTGAATCTCGACCAGCAGAAATTTCTGGCCGATCAGGCGGTCAACCTTGACCGAAGATACAATCTCTCCGATAACCTTGCCTACTACCACGATTTTCCCCTCTTTCCGGGTTAAACACCGGGACTCTTCTTCTTGATTGTCTCTTCCGGGGCTTTGGCCGTATTGGCAGGTTTGGCTTCCGCTTTCGCCGGTTCCTCGAAGATCATGGACTTCATGTCTTCATGGGGGCTTGCGATAACCTGGGTGGCAATGACCTGTCCGACCGCAGACGCGGATTCGGTTCCTGCCTCGATAGCCGCCTTGACCGCAGCGACATCTCCTGTCAAAATAACCGCCACGAGCCCGCTTCCTACACGTTTCTGACCGACCAGGGATACATTCGCCGCTTTAAGCGCCGAATCGGCTGCCTCGACAGCAGCCACAAATCCCTTGGTCTCGATAAAACCTAATGCCAACATGTGATTTTCCTCCAGTTCACGGGTTATTTGAACATGCCGTCCAATTCATCGTGGGGCCGGGGAATGATGTGCGAGGAAATAAACTCGCCCACATTCTTCGCCACTTCAGTTCCTGTTTCGACAGCGGCTTTCACCGAGCCCACATCGCCCATGATAACCGTGGTGACATATCCCCCGCCGATGGATACCTGCTTGAGCAGCTCTACACTGGCGCTTTTCAGCATGGCGTCGGTGGC carries:
- a CDS encoding EutN/CcmL family microcompartment protein, which produces MVVGKVIGEIVSSVKVDRLIGQKFLLVEIQRVAKDASGTSIIPTGSTLVVNDPVGAGRGEIVLCVQGSSARMTDLTATIPTDGLIIGIVDSITIDAATVYRKDQ
- a CDS encoding BMC domain-containing protein: MLALGFIETKGFVAAVEAADSALKAANVSLVGQKRVGSGLVAVILTGDVAAVKAAIEAGTESASAVGQVIATQVIASPHEDMKSMIFEEPAKAEAKPANTAKAPEETIKKKSPGV
- a CDS encoding BMC domain-containing protein — encoded protein: MKKAIGLLETRGFTGLAVATDAMLKSASVELLKQVSIGGGYVTTVIMGDVGSVKAAVETGTEVAKNVGEFISSHIIPRPHDELDGMFK